A genomic window from Gymnodinialimonas ceratoperidinii includes:
- a CDS encoding tripartite tricarboxylate transporter substrate binding protein, protein MKLSRRVMMTAAAAMVAMSGAAQADGHQVLDEIHFLIPGGAGGGWDGTARGTGEALTNAGLVGSASYENMSGGGGGVAIAHMIENADSMGNTMMVNSTPIVIRSLTGVFPQSFRDLTLIAGTIGDYAALVVPADSELTSMADLVAAYQADANSFAIGGGSVPGGMDHLVAAMAMEAAGEDPTGFNYIPYDAGGAAMAGLLSGEIQALSTGYSEAVTLADQGEVRILGVTAPERVEGSDAPTMMEQGIDVEFVNWRGFFAAPGLDDETVGKMRDALAAMYDTPEWEEVRARNGWVNIHNPGDDFEAFLENQEQQIGDLMRTLGFL, encoded by the coding sequence ATGAAACTATCGCGTCGGGTCATGATGACCGCGGCCGCCGCAATGGTGGCCATGTCCGGTGCAGCACAGGCCGATGGCCACCAGGTGCTGGACGAAATCCACTTCCTGATCCCCGGCGGCGCCGGTGGCGGTTGGGACGGCACGGCCCGCGGCACGGGCGAGGCGCTGACCAACGCGGGCCTCGTCGGGTCGGCATCCTACGAGAACATGTCCGGTGGCGGCGGTGGCGTGGCAATCGCCCACATGATCGAGAACGCCGACAGCATGGGCAACACGATGATGGTGAACTCCACCCCCATCGTCATCCGCTCGCTGACGGGCGTCTTCCCGCAGTCCTTCCGTGATCTGACCCTGATCGCGGGGACCATCGGCGACTACGCGGCGCTGGTTGTGCCGGCTGACAGCGAATTGACCTCCATGGCCGATCTGGTTGCCGCCTATCAGGCCGACGCCAACTCCTTCGCGATCGGCGGCGGCTCGGTTCCGGGCGGCATGGACCACCTCGTGGCGGCCATGGCGATGGAAGCGGCGGGCGAGGATCCCACCGGCTTCAACTACATCCCCTATGACGCGGGCGGTGCCGCCATGGCAGGCCTTCTGTCCGGCGAAATCCAGGCCCTGTCGACCGGTTATTCCGAGGCCGTGACCCTCGCCGATCAGGGCGAAGTGCGTATCCTTGGCGTGACCGCCCCCGAGCGTGTCGAGGGCTCCGACGCGCCCACGATGATGGAGCAGGGCATCGACGTGGAATTCGTCAACTGGCGCGGCTTCTTCGCGGCGCCGGGTCTCGACGATGAGACCGTCGGCAAGATGCGTGACGCCCTCGCGGCCATGTATGACACGCCCGAGTGGGAAGAGGTGCGTGCGCGCAACGGTTGGGTGAACATCCACAACCCCGGCGACGATTTCGAAGCCTTCCTCGAGAACCAGGAGCAGCAGATCGGTGATCTGATGCGCACCCTGGGCTTCCTGTAA
- a CDS encoding NAD(P)-dependent oxidoreductase, translating to MAKLAFLGLGVMGYPMAAHLVNAGHAVTVYNRTTEKAEKWASEIGGDFAPTPREAAAGADFVMACVGNDDDLRSVVEGEDGALAGMKEGAIFVDHTTVSALVTRELAARAAEQGIGWVDAPVSGGQAGAENGQLAIMCGGKDDHFTEAKAIIAAYSKGTVHFGDVGAGQLTKMVNQVCIAGAIQAVSEGLYLAIQAGLDAKKVADLVSQGAGGSWQLANRAGTMVDNEFDHGFAVDWMRKDLGIALAQGKEMGLSLPVTALVDQFYGDVQQMGGGRWDTSSLIQRFRKMNGEL from the coding sequence ATGGCAAAACTGGCATTCTTGGGACTAGGCGTGATGGGCTATCCCATGGCCGCGCATCTCGTTAACGCGGGCCACGCCGTGACCGTCTACAACCGCACCACCGAAAAGGCCGAGAAATGGGCCTCCGAGATCGGCGGCGATTTCGCCCCGACCCCGCGCGAAGCCGCGGCAGGCGCGGATTTCGTCATGGCCTGCGTCGGCAACGACGACGATCTGCGCTCGGTGGTGGAAGGCGAGGACGGCGCGCTCGCCGGCATGAAGGAGGGCGCGATCTTCGTCGATCACACCACCGTCTCCGCGCTGGTCACGCGCGAACTGGCGGCCCGCGCGGCCGAGCAGGGTATCGGTTGGGTCGACGCCCCCGTTTCGGGCGGGCAGGCGGGCGCCGAGAACGGACAACTCGCCATCATGTGCGGCGGCAAGGACGACCACTTCACCGAGGCGAAGGCCATCATCGCCGCCTATTCCAAGGGTACGGTGCATTTCGGCGACGTGGGCGCGGGACAGCTGACCAAGATGGTCAACCAGGTCTGCATCGCGGGTGCCATTCAGGCGGTCTCCGAAGGCCTCTACCTCGCCATTCAGGCGGGCCTCGATGCCAAGAAGGTGGCCGATCTGGTCAGCCAGGGCGCCGGCGGCAGCTGGCAGTTGGCCAACCGGGCAGGCACCATGGTCGACAACGAGTTCGACCACGGCTTCGCCGTCGACTGGATGCGCAAGGATCTCGGGATTGCGCTCGCACAGGGCAAGGAAATGGGGCTCTCGCTGCCGGTAACGGCGCTGGTGGACCAGTTCTACGGCGATGTGCAGCAGATGGGCGGCGGTCGGTGGGATACGTCCTCGCTGATCCAGCGCTTCCGCAAGATGAACGGCGAACTCTGA
- the mnmH gene encoding tRNA 2-selenouridine(34) synthase MnmH, giving the protein MAYSLTDLPTLRSDDFDTIIDVRTPAEFAEDHVPGAINMPVLSNAERAEVGTIYTQESPFKARKIGATRVARNAANAIETHLLDNEGGWRPLVYCWRGGQRSGSFASILQQIGWRAEVLEGGYQSWRRHVVAALYDGTLPFKVIRLDGYTGTAKTELLNRVARLGPQVLDLEGLARHRGSILGDIDGDQPAQKGFETVILTTLSDLDPARPLLVEAESARIGTLRLPPALWVAMKDSPRIVVEAAPEHRARFLADAYRDLVGDPPALITRLNHLRAHAGHATVDKWLALLKNDQPQALARALIEDHYDPAYARLTRSKSGPPLATIEGGDLGDAALDAAAAKIARHLF; this is encoded by the coding sequence ATGGCCTATTCCCTCACCGATCTCCCCACGCTCCGATCGGACGATTTCGACACCATCATCGACGTCCGCACCCCGGCCGAATTCGCCGAGGATCACGTGCCGGGCGCGATCAACATGCCGGTCCTGTCGAACGCGGAACGGGCCGAAGTGGGCACGATCTATACCCAGGAAAGCCCCTTCAAGGCCCGCAAGATCGGCGCCACCCGCGTGGCCCGCAACGCCGCCAACGCCATCGAAACCCACCTGCTCGACAACGAGGGCGGCTGGCGCCCCCTCGTCTACTGCTGGCGCGGCGGACAGCGCTCCGGCAGCTTCGCCTCGATCCTGCAACAGATCGGCTGGCGCGCGGAGGTGCTGGAAGGCGGCTACCAAAGCTGGCGCCGCCATGTCGTGGCCGCCCTCTACGACGGCACGCTGCCCTTCAAGGTCATCCGCCTCGACGGCTACACCGGCACCGCCAAGACCGAGCTCCTCAACCGCGTCGCGCGCCTCGGCCCCCAGGTCCTCGATCTCGAAGGCCTCGCCCGCCACCGCGGCTCGATCCTCGGCGACATCGACGGCGACCAACCGGCGCAAAAGGGCTTCGAGACCGTCATCCTGACAACCCTCAGCGATCTCGACCCGGCCCGACCGCTCCTCGTGGAAGCCGAATCCGCCCGCATCGGCACCCTGCGCCTACCCCCCGCGCTCTGGGTCGCGATGAAGGACAGCCCCCGCATCGTCGTCGAAGCCGCACCCGAGCATCGCGCGCGCTTTCTCGCAGATGCCTACCGAGACCTCGTCGGCGATCCCCCCGCCCTGATCACCCGCCTCAATCATCTCCGCGCCCACGCGGGACACGCGACGGTCGATAAATGGCTCGCCCTCCTGAAGAACGACCAGCCCCAAGCCCTCGCCCGCGCGCTGATCGAGGATCACTACGACCCCGCCTATGCCCGCCTCACACGCTCGAAATCCGGCCCGCCGCTCGCCACGATAGAGGGCGGAGACCTCGGCGACGCGGCACTCGACGCCGCCGCCGCAAAAATCGCGCGCCACCTTTTCTGA
- a CDS encoding CaiB/BaiF CoA transferase family protein, whose amino-acid sequence MTAPLHGIRVLDLTNVLAGPFACHQLAHLGAEVIKVENPRGGDLARNLGASPELSAKGMGISFLAQNAGKKSLALNLKHAAGAEALRALVRSADVLVENFRPGVMERLGLGYQSLREDNPALIYCAISGYGQDGPWAANPAYDQIIQGASGVMSITGTDAPTRVGYPLSDTIGGLTAAMAINAALNATPRGTFIDVSMLEATLATMGWVVSNHLIGGATPKAHGNENPTSAPSGTFQAQDAPLNIAANKDEQWQALARLLGRDGLLSDPRFTTREDRKANRHALRAELEVTLTSRPAAHWVEALNAAGIPAGPVLSVPEILDHPQITDRNLVARFDAVPGLTHGIDVVTAGFQLDAARPGVATPPPQLGQDTDAILTELGYSPDDIARLVREGTVANMT is encoded by the coding sequence ATGACCGCGCCGCTCCACGGCATACGCGTCCTCGACCTGACCAACGTGCTGGCGGGCCCCTTCGCCTGCCACCAGCTCGCGCATCTGGGCGCCGAGGTCATCAAGGTCGAGAACCCGCGTGGCGGCGATCTGGCCCGCAACCTCGGCGCCTCGCCCGAGCTGTCTGCCAAGGGCATGGGCATCAGCTTTCTCGCCCAGAACGCGGGCAAGAAGAGCCTTGCCCTCAACCTCAAACATGCCGCCGGCGCCGAGGCCCTCCGGGCGCTGGTGCGCTCCGCCGACGTGCTGGTCGAGAACTTCCGCCCCGGCGTGATGGAGCGCCTCGGCCTCGGCTACCAGAGCCTGCGGGAAGACAACCCGGCGCTGATCTACTGTGCCATTTCCGGCTACGGACAAGACGGCCCCTGGGCCGCGAACCCCGCCTATGACCAGATCATCCAAGGCGCCTCCGGGGTCATGTCGATCACCGGCACCGACGCGCCGACCCGCGTGGGCTACCCCCTCAGCGACACGATCGGCGGGCTGACGGCGGCGATGGCGATCAACGCCGCGCTCAATGCCACGCCGCGCGGCACCTTCATCGATGTCAGCATGCTGGAGGCGACACTCGCCACGATGGGTTGGGTCGTCTCCAACCACCTGATCGGCGGGGCGACGCCAAAGGCCCATGGCAACGAGAACCCGACCTCCGCGCCCTCGGGCACTTTTCAGGCACAGGACGCGCCCCTGAACATCGCCGCCAACAAGGACGAGCAATGGCAGGCGCTGGCGCGTCTTCTTGGGCGCGACGGGCTTCTCTCCGACCCGCGTTTCACCACGCGCGAGGATCGCAAGGCCAACCGCCACGCCCTGCGCGCCGAGCTGGAGGTGACCCTCACCTCACGCCCCGCCGCCCATTGGGTCGAAGCCCTGAACGCCGCCGGGATCCCCGCCGGCCCGGTCCTGAGCGTGCCGGAGATCCTCGACCATCCCCAGATCACCGATCGCAACCTCGTGGCGCGCTTCGACGCCGTGCCGGGTCTGACCCACGGCATTGACGTGGTGACCGCCGGTTTCCAGCTTGACGCGGCCCGGCCCGGCGTCGCCACCCCGCCGCCGCAACTGGGACAGGACACCGACGCGATCCTGACAGAGCTCGGCTACAGCCCCGACGACATCGCCCGCCTCGTCCGCGAGGGCACCGTCGCCAACATGACCTAG
- a CDS encoding GNAT family N-acetyltransferase codes for MTDMEASPALTPAPELASERLILRGPRREDLSEFTRFVTSAPSMIAQGEAGTAADAWYAFLAGIGHWQWHGFGFFILEERATGRSVGRVGLLKHVSWPETELAWHLYEGAEGKGYATEAGRVVRDWAAAHLGVAQLYSFIDVNNTRSQAVARRLQATTDGTRAAHDPEAEVWVHPRQAD; via the coding sequence ATGACCGATATGGAAGCCAGCCCCGCGTTAACCCCGGCCCCCGAACTGGCCAGCGAGCGGTTGATCCTGCGCGGGCCGCGGCGCGAGGACCTCTCGGAATTTACCCGCTTCGTGACCAGCGCGCCGTCGATGATCGCGCAGGGTGAGGCGGGAACGGCGGCCGACGCCTGGTACGCCTTTCTCGCGGGCATTGGCCATTGGCAGTGGCACGGCTTCGGCTTCTTCATTCTGGAGGAACGCGCGACGGGCCGATCCGTCGGGCGGGTAGGCCTGCTGAAGCATGTGAGCTGGCCCGAGACGGAGCTGGCGTGGCACCTCTACGAGGGCGCGGAGGGCAAGGGATATGCCACGGAGGCCGGGCGCGTCGTGCGGGACTGGGCGGCGGCGCATCTGGGCGTGGCGCAGCTTTACAGCTTCATCGACGTGAACAACACGCGATCGCAAGCGGTGGCGCGGCGGTTGCAGGCGACGACCGACGGCACCCGCGCCGCCCATGATCCGGAAGCCGAGGTCTGGGTGCATCCCCGGCAGGCGGATTGA
- a CDS encoding tripartite tricarboxylate transporter TctB family protein — MALDRWIALIFVGMCCAYGYAAFFTMDQLLPPFMQRNPVWPSTFPKVLAVAGIIVGLVVVLGLEKQSDEKEPSATDINYRRLQDYNTGQAIGLLVLMVAYALALRPVGFIAATTLFLIVGSFLLGERKFHVMIPVSAVATFIVWYLVQEVLGIFLRPWPFFLA, encoded by the coding sequence ATGGCGCTTGATCGCTGGATCGCGCTGATATTCGTGGGCATGTGTTGCGCCTACGGCTACGCCGCATTCTTCACGATGGACCAACTCCTGCCGCCGTTCATGCAGCGCAACCCGGTCTGGCCGTCGACATTCCCGAAAGTGCTGGCCGTGGCCGGCATCATCGTCGGGCTCGTCGTCGTCCTCGGGCTGGAAAAGCAGTCCGACGAGAAAGAGCCCTCGGCCACCGATATCAATTACCGCCGTCTGCAGGATTACAACACCGGACAGGCCATCGGTCTGCTGGTCCTGATGGTTGCCTATGCGCTGGCGCTCCGGCCCGTGGGGTTCATCGCGGCGACGACGCTGTTCCTGATCGTCGGCAGCTTCCTCCTTGGTGAGCGCAAGTTCCACGTCATGATCCCGGTCTCGGCCGTGGCGACCTTCATCGTCTGGTACCTCGTGCAAGAGGTTCTCGGCATCTTCCTGCGGCCCTGGCCGTTCTTCCTCGCATAA
- a CDS encoding tripartite tricarboxylate transporter permease — protein MLEGLMIGLQTAINPFNLGMVIFGCIIGTFIGMLPGLGPMSIIAIMIPVAITLGDPTAALILLAGVYYGAIFGGSTSSILLNAPGVAGTVATSFDGYPMARKGQAGKALTIAAISSFMGGTIGAILLMIFAPMLSSVALLFHSAEYFALMVVGLSAIAAFAGTGQVGKAVMMTILGLMMATVGEGALAAMPRFTAGILDLQSGFSFITLAMAMFALPEALFLVMNPMRSAQGSGDDQSGKIDNLRINRTEARAIAPVIGRQSVQGFFIGVLPGAGATIASFLGYAVERNLATKEEQKEFGKGSVKGLAAPETANNAACTGSFVPLLTLGIPGSGTTAILLGALIALNVTPGPRLMVDEPQVFWAVIISMYIGNLVLLVLNLPLIPYIAKILAIPRNYLIPFILFFTLMGAYIGQNNATELLILVGFGVIATILRFADYPLAPLLIGFILGTMLEDNFSRSMQLYGGLDFILERPMTLGLLVLAALLVMLPTFRAARARNRAKGVADGD, from the coding sequence ATGCTCGAAGGACTCATGATCGGCCTGCAAACGGCCATCAACCCGTTCAACCTCGGTATGGTCATCTTCGGCTGTATCATCGGCACCTTCATCGGCATGTTGCCGGGCCTCGGCCCGATGTCGATCATCGCGATCATGATCCCGGTGGCGATCACGCTCGGCGATCCGACCGCGGCGCTGATCCTGCTGGCGGGCGTCTATTATGGCGCGATCTTCGGCGGCTCGACCTCCTCGATCCTGCTCAACGCGCCGGGGGTCGCGGGCACCGTGGCCACCAGTTTCGACGGCTATCCGATGGCGCGCAAGGGGCAGGCCGGCAAGGCGCTGACCATCGCCGCGATCTCGTCCTTCATGGGCGGCACCATCGGGGCGATCCTGCTGATGATCTTCGCGCCGATGCTGTCGTCGGTGGCGCTGCTGTTCCACTCGGCCGAGTATTTCGCGCTCATGGTCGTGGGCCTCTCCGCCATCGCGGCCTTCGCGGGCACAGGGCAGGTGGGCAAGGCGGTGATGATGACCATCCTCGGCCTGATGATGGCCACCGTGGGCGAGGGCGCGCTGGCCGCCATGCCGCGCTTCACCGCCGGCATCCTCGACCTGCAGTCGGGCTTCTCCTTCATCACGCTGGCCATGGCGATGTTCGCCCTGCCCGAGGCGCTGTTCCTCGTGATGAACCCGATGCGCTCGGCGCAGGGCTCGGGCGATGACCAGTCCGGCAAGATCGACAACCTGCGCATCAACCGCACCGAGGCCCGCGCCATCGCGCCGGTCATCGGTCGGCAATCGGTGCAGGGCTTCTTCATCGGCGTGCTGCCGGGGGCAGGGGCCACCATCGCCTCGTTCCTTGGCTACGCGGTGGAGCGCAACCTCGCCACCAAGGAGGAGCAGAAGGAATTCGGCAAGGGCTCCGTCAAGGGCCTCGCCGCGCCCGAGACGGCCAACAACGCCGCCTGCACCGGCTCCTTCGTGCCGCTCCTGACCCTCGGCATCCCCGGCTCCGGCACCACGGCGATCCTTCTGGGCGCGCTGATCGCGCTCAACGTGACCCCCGGCCCGCGCCTGATGGTCGACGAGCCGCAGGTCTTCTGGGCCGTCATCATCTCGATGTACATCGGCAACCTCGTCCTGCTGGTTCTGAACCTGCCGCTGATCCCGTACATCGCCAAGATCCTCGCGATCCCGCGCAACTACCTGATCCCCTTCATCCTTTTCTTCACCCTGATGGGCGCCTACATCGGCCAGAACAACGCGACCGAATTGCTGATCCTCGTGGGCTTCGGGGTCATCGCCACGATCCTACGCTTCGCCGACTACCCGCTCGCGCCGCTGCTGATCGGCTTCATCCTCGGCACCATGCTGGAGGACAACTTCTCGCGCTCCATGCAGCTCTATGGCGGCCTCGACTTCATCCTCGAGCGTCCCATGACCCTCGGCCTGCTGGTGCTCGCCGCCCTGCTGGTGATGCTGCCAACCTTCCGCGCGGCGCGGGCGCGCAACCGGGCGAAAGGCGTGGCCGATGGGGATTGA
- a CDS encoding response regulator transcription factor — protein MRFLLVEDNAELADSVVQRLGLDGHAVDHAGTLSEAEDCLAVAEYDLILLDVMLPDGDGRDRLAHWRDRLQTPVIVLTARSQISDRVGALDQGADDYITKPFDFSELEARCRAVLRRRGGAAKNEVALRDAIFDPTAGTLRAGDAVLDLRNRELRLLEVFARNPGHILSKSQLMDRLFSHDADVTENAIEVYVGRLRRKLDGVGVKIETVRGAGYRMLP, from the coding sequence ATGCGGTTCTTACTCGTTGAAGACAATGCAGAATTAGCGGATTCCGTGGTCCAGAGACTGGGCCTCGATGGCCATGCCGTGGACCATGCAGGCACGCTGTCGGAGGCGGAGGACTGCCTTGCGGTGGCGGAATATGATTTGATTCTGCTCGACGTGATGCTGCCCGATGGCGACGGTCGAGACCGTCTGGCCCATTGGCGCGACCGGTTGCAGACGCCGGTCATCGTGCTGACCGCGCGCAGCCAGATCAGTGACCGTGTCGGCGCGCTGGACCAAGGCGCGGATGATTACATCACCAAGCCCTTCGACTTCAGCGAGCTGGAGGCCCGGTGCCGGGCCGTGTTGCGGCGCCGGGGCGGGGCCGCGAAGAACGAGGTTGCGCTTCGGGATGCCATCTTCGACCCCACCGCGGGCACCCTGCGCGCGGGCGATGCGGTGCTGGACCTGCGCAATCGGGAACTCCGACTGCTGGAGGTCTTTGCCCGCAACCCCGGCCATATCCTGTCGAAATCGCAGCTGATGGACCGGCTGTTTTCCCATGATGCCGATGTCACCGAGAACGCGATCGAGGTCTACGTGGGCCGCCTGCGCCGCAAGCTCGACGGGGTCGGCGTGAAGATCGAAACCGTGCGCGGGGCGGGTTACCGGATGTTGCCGTGA
- a CDS encoding ABC transporter substrate-binding protein codes for MRTVDLARDLARLCLAAFASLLMAQALAAQDFEIEDRRVYPGTGTAVLRILSTADLVVFEPFLARFQADNPEVGIDYVVASSAEVNRAIRGGAAFDLVLSSAMDLQFALANDGYARTRTSGATVALPGWAKWNDQLFAFTAESAVIVINDRAFEGLPLPRTRAELVTLLRDNSERFGGRLGTYDPSVSGLGYLFATQEARSSDAYWRLTEVMGRLGTQLYCCSGQMIDAVANGELALAYNVLGSYAAQRITRVEGVSILPLEDFVNVMLRTALIPVSATEVEAAGAMLDALLLEGMGQSTATPVLPPLQTRGDTDGSPFGPIRLGPALMVYLDRLNRESFLAEWDAAMEQ; via the coding sequence ATGCGTACGGTTGATCTTGCCCGCGATCTAGCGCGTCTCTGCCTCGCGGCCTTCGCGAGCTTGCTGATGGCGCAGGCGCTGGCGGCGCAGGATTTCGAGATCGAGGATCGGCGGGTCTATCCGGGCACGGGCACGGCGGTCCTGCGCATCCTCTCGACCGCCGACCTCGTGGTGTTCGAGCCGTTTCTGGCGCGATTTCAGGCGGATAACCCGGAGGTGGGGATCGACTATGTCGTTGCCTCCTCGGCCGAGGTGAACCGCGCGATCCGGGGTGGGGCGGCATTTGACCTTGTGCTGTCCTCGGCGATGGACCTGCAGTTCGCGCTTGCAAACGACGGCTACGCCCGCACCCGGACGAGCGGCGCGACCGTGGCGCTGCCGGGTTGGGCCAAGTGGAACGACCAGCTTTTCGCCTTCACCGCCGAATCCGCGGTCATCGTCATCAATGATCGCGCGTTTGAGGGCCTCCCCCTGCCCCGCACCCGGGCCGAGCTGGTCACCTTGCTGCGCGACAATTCCGAGCGCTTCGGCGGGCGTCTGGGCACCTACGATCCCTCCGTCTCGGGCCTCGGGTACCTGTTCGCGACGCAGGAGGCGCGGTCTTCGGACGCCTATTGGCGGCTGACGGAGGTGATGGGACGGCTCGGCACGCAGCTCTATTGCTGCTCGGGGCAGATGATCGACGCCGTGGCCAATGGCGAGCTTGCGCTGGCCTATAACGTGCTAGGTTCCTATGCGGCGCAACGGATCACGCGGGTGGAGGGGGTCTCGATCCTGCCGCTGGAGGATTTCGTCAACGTGATGCTGCGCACGGCCCTGATCCCGGTCAGCGCCACGGAAGTGGAGGCGGCGGGCGCGATGCTGGACGCGCTGCTGCTGGAGGGCATGGGCCAATCCACCGCCACGCCGGTGCTGCCGCCGTTGCAGACGCGCGGCGATACCGATGGCTCACCCTTCGGGCCGATCCGTCTGGGACCGGCCCTGATGGTCTATCTCGACCGTCTCAACCGCGAAAGCTTTCTGGCGGAATGGGACGCGGCGATGGAGCAATAG
- a CDS encoding sensor histidine kinase N-terminal domain-containing protein, protein MSQFTRALGFRPNWSIARKLTLFLAAIVASLALISWGMVTSFALEAAGRTQDNILAASATSIAETLRSEGGQVRLELPYAAFSMLGAISEDRVFYRVAAGDEVLTGYADLEGPEVTPGAPRFATLDYRDTPVRAVSVMRVILSNGEAVPVTVTVAQTRDGVQGIAAGLSRQAAVLSVVVFLLAVGMSAYAVRSSLMPLNTMAQHVATRGPSDLRPLRRRGPPELMPLVRALNRLMERLGASIRRSEDFIAEAAHRVRTPLAIVRTQAEIALHSVEEEAQKQTLRRVIRAVDDSSRSASQLLDHAMVSFRADDLAREPLDLPALTSAVAEALRPTAEMKDIDIALTLSEVTVEGDAILLQNALRNVLDNAIKYSPAETIVRVDVARSGGEARVCVRDEGPGFGSGPATHLTERFRRGDKVEGIVGSGLGLTIAEEAIRAHGGRLKMEKAQGGGACVRLILPAI, encoded by the coding sequence GTGAGCCAGTTCACCCGCGCCCTCGGGTTCCGCCCCAATTGGTCGATCGCCCGGAAACTCACGTTGTTTCTCGCCGCGATCGTGGCCTCGCTGGCGCTGATTTCATGGGGCATGGTCACAAGTTTCGCGCTGGAGGCGGCCGGGCGCACGCAGGACAACATCCTTGCGGCGTCGGCCACCTCGATTGCCGAGACCCTGCGCTCGGAAGGCGGGCAGGTCCGGCTGGAGCTGCCCTACGCGGCGTTCTCGATGCTTGGCGCGATCAGCGAGGACCGGGTGTTCTACCGGGTCGCCGCCGGAGACGAGGTGCTGACGGGTTACGCCGATCTGGAGGGACCGGAGGTGACGCCGGGCGCGCCGCGTTTCGCCACGCTCGATTACCGCGATACCCCGGTCCGCGCGGTGTCGGTGATGCGGGTGATCCTCAGCAATGGAGAGGCGGTGCCGGTGACCGTGACGGTCGCGCAGACCCGCGACGGCGTGCAGGGGATCGCGGCGGGCCTGTCGCGGCAGGCGGCGGTGCTGTCGGTCGTGGTGTTCCTTCTGGCCGTGGGCATGTCCGCCTACGCGGTGCGCAGCTCTCTGATGCCGCTCAACACCATGGCGCAGCATGTCGCCACGCGCGGCCCTTCGGACCTGCGCCCGCTGCGCCGCCGGGGCCCGCCGGAACTGATGCCTCTGGTGCGCGCGCTCAACCGGTTGATGGAGCGGCTAGGCGCTTCGATCCGACGCTCCGAGGATTTCATCGCCGAAGCCGCGCACCGGGTCCGGACGCCGCTGGCCATCGTGCGCACCCAGGCCGAGATCGCGCTGCATTCGGTGGAGGAAGAGGCCCAGAAACAGACCCTGCGCCGGGTGATCCGCGCGGTGGACGATTCCTCGCGCTCGGCGTCGCAGTTGCTGGATCACGCGATGGTGTCGTTCCGCGCCGATGACCTCGCGCGTGAGCCGCTGGATTTGCCCGCGCTCACCAGCGCCGTGGCCGAGGCCCTGCGGCCCACCGCGGAGATGAAGGACATCGACATTGCCCTGACGCTCTCGGAGGTGACGGTGGAGGGCGATGCGATCCTGTTGCAGAACGCGCTGCGCAACGTGCTGGACAATGCGATCAAGTACTCCCCCGCCGAGACGATCGTGCGTGTGGACGTGGCCAGATCGGGCGGTGAGGCGCGGGTCTGCGTGCGGGACGAGGGGCCGGGCTTTGGCAGCGGCCCCGCCACCCATCTGACCGAACGGTTTCGCCGGGGCGACAAGGTAGAAGGCATCGTCGGATCGGGGCTTGGCCTGACCATCGCGGAAGAGGCGATCCGCGCCCATGGCGGACGGCTGAAAATGGAAAAAGCACAAGGAGGGGGCGCATGCGTACGGTTGATCTTGCCCGCGATCTAG